In one Corallococcus silvisoli genomic region, the following are encoded:
- a CDS encoding pilus assembly FimT family protein, with amino-acid sequence MKRTRGMTLLEMMTAVAVVGIMVSLAVVGMQGRIGGQRETSATRELWSSSMRARQLAISTNQPVRFVVENNILQPDGAQHTVARWERLRCGDDLSAPDNDWGVDRCPSAACVNKTCRTTPACCSETGPDIIIPPTMSATDMNGLCFLPGSGRPAFNKMDCLRGSLGQPAVVAAAAPADNSILFRFTSNRAKSVLMVEPLTGLSNVLDCDSLAATTTDASRKDTRLAQACTKP; translated from the coding sequence ATGAAGCGCACCCGTGGCATGACGCTGTTGGAGATGATGACCGCCGTGGCGGTGGTGGGCATCATGGTCTCCCTGGCGGTGGTGGGGATGCAGGGCCGCATTGGCGGGCAGCGAGAGACCTCCGCCACGCGCGAGCTGTGGTCGTCCTCGATGCGTGCACGCCAGCTGGCCATCAGCACCAACCAGCCGGTGCGCTTCGTCGTGGAGAACAACATCCTCCAGCCGGACGGAGCACAGCACACCGTGGCCCGCTGGGAGCGTCTGAGGTGCGGAGACGACCTCAGCGCCCCGGATAATGACTGGGGCGTGGATAGGTGCCCCAGCGCGGCCTGCGTGAACAAGACGTGCCGCACCACGCCCGCGTGCTGCAGTGAGACGGGACCGGACATCATCATCCCGCCCACCATGAGCGCCACGGACATGAACGGCCTCTGCTTCCTGCCGGGCTCCGGCCGGCCGGCGTTCAACAAGATGGACTGCCTGCGGGGCTCGCTCGGCCAGCCCGCGGTCGTGGCGGCGGCGGCCCCCGCGGACAACTCCATCCTCTTCCGGTTCACCTCGAACCGCGCCAAGAGCGTGCTGATGGTGGAGCCGCTGACGGGCCTGTCCAATGTGCTGGACTGCGACTCGCTGGCCGCGACCACCACCGACGCCAGCCGGAAGGACACGCGGCTGGCGCAGGCCTGCACGAAGCCCTGA
- a CDS encoding PilW family protein, translating into MKPSSMHERGFTLLEVMIASSLGVVVIATGLVVGTQMQKRALFEEQTMTAQVTGRAVKEMLTMDLSRAGMGMGNTHISFKDDDVRSAITVWRKPDLKTGAGTTLGADPTFEPPPAGFPVSDALQLYWGDTNGMVTLAECDGTSVRDTANTTRFCAKPQASTAMVTPTGPATAILVSGGNKLACPVSIIGINPGAAGTLSSITVNNGGANAPSPTCNNAAQWQKAAGTVENWLALRLGGAAYRVNWRGGIPTLEVRAPSDANWSVLSRDVEQLTVREGVVNLGSDQNVLNWYPGVNAGVTFPAISECDKAMYDLGNFCRTDVLSPTGAPLPAVSTYPDVKAEIIRRLRQRVRELEVTLVIRTRRTNRDADMSGQDEEGLAKDGYTRRRYTFIVTARNMTVGLSRPPADPAGGT; encoded by the coding sequence ATGAAACCATCCTCCATGCACGAACGGGGCTTCACGCTCCTCGAAGTGATGATCGCCAGCTCCCTGGGGGTCGTCGTGATCGCCACGGGTCTGGTGGTGGGCACCCAGATGCAGAAGCGCGCCCTGTTCGAGGAACAGACGATGACCGCGCAGGTCACGGGGCGGGCCGTGAAGGAGATGCTCACCATGGACCTGTCCCGCGCGGGGATGGGCATGGGCAACACGCACATCTCCTTCAAGGACGATGACGTTCGCTCGGCCATCACCGTGTGGCGCAAGCCGGACCTGAAGACGGGGGCCGGGACCACGCTGGGCGCGGATCCGACCTTCGAGCCCCCGCCCGCCGGGTTTCCGGTCTCGGACGCCCTCCAGCTCTACTGGGGGGATACGAATGGCATGGTGACCCTGGCGGAGTGTGACGGGACGAGCGTCCGCGACACCGCCAACACCACCCGCTTCTGCGCGAAGCCGCAGGCCTCCACGGCCATGGTCACCCCCACGGGCCCGGCCACCGCCATCCTGGTCAGCGGCGGGAACAAGCTCGCATGCCCCGTCAGCATCATCGGCATCAACCCCGGGGCGGCAGGCACTCTTTCCTCCATCACCGTCAACAACGGCGGGGCGAACGCGCCGTCCCCGACGTGCAACAACGCCGCTCAGTGGCAGAAGGCCGCGGGAACCGTGGAGAACTGGCTGGCCCTGCGCTTGGGCGGCGCGGCCTACCGGGTGAACTGGAGGGGGGGCATTCCCACGCTGGAGGTCCGGGCGCCGAGCGATGCGAACTGGTCCGTGTTGAGCCGCGACGTGGAGCAGCTGACCGTGCGCGAAGGGGTCGTCAACCTCGGCAGCGACCAGAACGTGCTGAATTGGTACCCCGGCGTCAACGCTGGCGTGACCTTTCCGGCCATCTCCGAGTGTGACAAGGCGATGTACGACCTCGGTAACTTCTGCAGGACGGACGTGTTGTCGCCCACGGGGGCTCCCCTCCCGGCCGTGTCCACGTACCCCGACGTGAAGGCGGAGATCATCCGGCGCCTGCGGCAGCGGGTGCGCGAGCTGGAGGTGACCCTGGTCATCCGCACCCGCCGAACCAACCGGGACGCGGACATGTCAGGGCAGGATGAGGAGGGCCTCGCGAAGGACGGCTACACACGGCGTCGCTACACCTTCATTGTCACGGCGCGCAACATGACGGTGGGCCTGAGTCGGCCGCCAGCGGATCCGGCGGGAGGGACGTGA
- a CDS encoding type IV pilus modification PilV family protein encodes MKQRASRGVTLLEVMATMAVMLVGVAAAMTVVSQTTRSNRRTLTANQAQIIAEQTLEDILQTGCQGSVNCNVVQSRTFDVYQTAEGFQRTVPPADPKVVARRYTVVIDVDNSRIPGSIEGGMAGQPAITRNLVGGTPGTLVNVRVSVSWDEVGVRADRQMVVLQTRLAP; translated from the coding sequence ATGAAGCAGCGCGCCTCACGCGGTGTCACCCTGCTGGAAGTCATGGCCACCATGGCCGTCATGCTCGTGGGCGTGGCGGCGGCGATGACCGTGGTGAGCCAGACGACCCGCTCCAACCGCCGCACCCTGACCGCGAACCAGGCGCAGATCATCGCGGAGCAGACCCTGGAGGACATCCTCCAGACAGGCTGCCAGGGCTCCGTGAACTGCAATGTCGTGCAGAGCCGGACCTTCGACGTGTATCAGACGGCGGAGGGGTTCCAGAGGACCGTGCCCCCGGCGGATCCCAAGGTCGTTGCGCGCAGGTACACGGTGGTCATCGACGTGGACAACTCCAGGATCCCCGGCAGCATCGAGGGGGGCATGGCGGGACAGCCGGCCATTACCCGCAACCTGGTGGGAGGCACGCCGGGCACCCTCGTGAACGTGCGCGTGTCCGTGAGCTGGGATGAGGTCGGCGTCCGCGCGGACCGGCAGATGGTGGTTCTCCAGACCCGATTGGCACCATGA
- a CDS encoding DUF4114 domain-containing protein, with amino-acid sequence MRTLFQRTLTALVLTVATPAMTASQQLCQDDLANDKQGDFKLGPDGLTVANNTIILRDDGRLQLNTNLKKLDSENITFPFDQTVTIDYVYESAGASHSLGYMYMDDVKARGYADANGNLVDKNNNGILDLHEAIYNMTPDDDTVLPVKYVGLSRRCSQTFTSGGKKYYEPELALRANCAKTYVAKPDVTDARPGRADSSFYNIAVDWVGATMPVKGNGDPSNLTDDDASDKGLFPHIPNLLEPAAPENNNLGLGRMVFLLVDDDSDKTVHRNLGPVADVMDTYDGIPDYNVSQYDFRGIKLPQPPPSDPEYTNYQQINTGDRRVNLGLVQGGKEIVFFAVVYYDARHNTDNDTVAPCLKRKPYTGDPAEDGKCLLHLQTSISVFFSKATWNLDQNFKAPADNKVAERNIGCSYSESCNSPTDASACLITGTTKKACGWLEQDTLNRLDTVAYKNLKMPKEGVTIMRPGTEPGNLKPEVDRMNYMPHVIVGAPTTDPFRWILGFEDLNGGGDRDFNDIVFMINKENGGGAKSTTVSSDVMSDVGDALGPNFTITKVRFRRQDDVAPYATPGPPPSNIRAGCTKAPCWTEEIPGACTAGSVKPTITYSIAVDCRVLDANGKYQKNESPGWVPVPLNNTPPYPDQEVEIDILALGLTGSQLCWKVDISSPSELCRPIIDDVDIGYQAVRSGAYARSSPSTLGNVAVWGVNETPGQNWGVNWNAEGSLPAAGIRGYDGAKDFTIRGRMYLQSLYDPEKPDETAPKQRWEAGRVMALSLAASNPLNRKLYTMNDAGVRKEVKDVAEVGGTLLPASYCNTYSEIDGRYLYDMNHDGVCTVTAAADPAPYSDRQFLIDWLYGYENPKASGTNKIRPWPMGGINLSTVAVAVPPYQDNWYQNAKAAERTDYLNNFMKPLETRSTRAFVGTMSGVLHSFDTGDFRNALKDGCRPNDQYRGYFVPENCPAPSTPAQRKYGTGNEAFAYMPNMMLSQYRNQYVRFRNSGTLVRPQMDASPSIANVDLGDRNDWADSIKYTWKPASTAEKQKGAKTVLVSATGKANPVVFSLDITDPTNSWYPLPLWEFSLADVDVTTAFSSAQTADPAVLMPDNTGSRHAPSIARISWGSAADKDRRWAAVVGTDYEPATKRAGAVFILDMKTGKPMQYGTAKNAGVITFEQGSGIAAETAMLDLDQDGSYDVMYVPTTAGSVWRVNLKDVSTSRKLGSQVKKCMVAHAASALKNNPNANQTELELQQLYSNMAVKLVTTDAGPAVRFFFGTSDSPDKYTDGYKEPNPNGPPTYQYHLLAFEDTDPSGTKGCAELKPLWVEKLAPGQKLWGGVALSSNSVYAATAVGQAADICNLDADANGKSYMANQLSGTMTSTELEGHAISAPVVHDEHLFVLTATGKMKVKGGKKWNNKAGANGMPTSQIMLWEPLPDGRLPQ; translated from the coding sequence ATGCGCACGCTCTTTCAACGAACCCTCACGGCACTGGTGCTGACAGTCGCGACGCCCGCCATGACGGCGTCGCAGCAGCTCTGTCAGGACGACCTGGCCAACGACAAGCAGGGCGACTTCAAGCTGGGCCCGGACGGCCTCACCGTCGCCAACAACACCATCATCCTGCGCGATGACGGCCGCCTCCAGCTCAACACCAACCTCAAGAAGCTGGACTCGGAGAACATCACCTTCCCGTTCGACCAGACCGTCACCATCGACTACGTGTACGAGTCCGCCGGCGCGTCCCACTCGCTCGGCTACATGTACATGGATGACGTGAAGGCCCGCGGCTACGCGGACGCCAACGGCAACCTGGTCGACAAGAACAACAACGGCATCCTCGACCTGCACGAAGCCATCTACAACATGACGCCGGACGACGACACCGTCCTGCCCGTCAAGTACGTGGGCCTGTCGCGGCGCTGCAGCCAGACCTTCACGTCCGGAGGCAAGAAGTACTACGAGCCCGAGCTGGCGCTGCGAGCCAACTGCGCCAAGACCTACGTGGCCAAGCCCGACGTCACGGACGCGCGCCCGGGCCGGGCGGACTCCAGCTTCTACAACATCGCGGTGGACTGGGTGGGCGCGACGATGCCCGTCAAGGGCAACGGCGACCCCTCCAACCTCACGGACGACGACGCGTCCGACAAGGGCCTGTTCCCGCACATCCCCAACCTGCTGGAGCCGGCTGCGCCCGAGAACAACAACCTGGGCCTGGGAAGAATGGTCTTCCTGCTGGTGGATGACGACAGCGACAAGACCGTCCACCGCAACCTGGGCCCCGTCGCGGACGTCATGGACACGTACGACGGCATCCCGGACTACAACGTCTCCCAGTACGACTTCCGCGGCATCAAGCTCCCGCAGCCCCCGCCCTCGGATCCCGAGTACACGAACTACCAGCAGATCAACACGGGAGACCGCCGGGTCAACCTGGGCCTGGTCCAGGGAGGCAAGGAGATCGTCTTCTTCGCCGTCGTGTACTACGACGCCCGCCACAACACGGACAACGACACGGTCGCCCCCTGCCTCAAGCGCAAGCCCTACACGGGTGACCCCGCCGAGGACGGCAAGTGCCTGCTGCACCTGCAGACGTCCATCTCCGTGTTCTTCTCCAAGGCCACCTGGAACCTGGACCAGAACTTCAAGGCGCCCGCGGACAACAAGGTGGCGGAGCGCAACATCGGCTGCAGCTACTCCGAGAGCTGCAACTCCCCGACGGACGCGTCCGCCTGCCTCATCACGGGCACCACGAAGAAGGCCTGCGGCTGGCTGGAGCAGGACACGCTCAACCGCCTGGATACGGTCGCGTACAAGAACCTCAAGATGCCCAAGGAGGGCGTGACCATCATGCGCCCCGGCACGGAGCCGGGGAACCTGAAGCCGGAAGTGGACCGGATGAACTACATGCCCCACGTCATCGTGGGCGCACCCACCACGGACCCCTTCCGGTGGATCCTCGGCTTCGAGGACCTCAACGGCGGCGGTGACCGCGACTTCAACGACATCGTGTTCATGATCAACAAGGAGAACGGCGGTGGCGCCAAGTCCACCACCGTGTCCTCGGACGTCATGAGCGACGTGGGCGACGCGCTGGGCCCGAACTTCACCATCACCAAGGTCCGCTTCCGCCGCCAGGACGACGTCGCGCCCTACGCGACCCCGGGACCCCCTCCCAGCAACATCCGCGCGGGCTGCACGAAGGCTCCTTGCTGGACGGAGGAGATCCCCGGCGCGTGCACGGCCGGCAGCGTGAAGCCCACCATCACCTATTCCATCGCCGTGGACTGCCGCGTGCTGGACGCCAACGGCAAGTACCAGAAGAACGAATCCCCCGGCTGGGTCCCGGTGCCCCTGAACAACACGCCGCCGTACCCCGACCAGGAGGTGGAGATCGACATCCTGGCGCTGGGCCTCACCGGCTCGCAGCTGTGCTGGAAGGTGGACATCAGCAGCCCCAGCGAGCTGTGCCGTCCCATCATCGACGACGTGGACATCGGCTATCAGGCGGTGCGCTCCGGCGCCTACGCGCGCTCCAGCCCCAGCACGCTGGGCAACGTCGCCGTCTGGGGCGTGAACGAGACGCCGGGTCAGAACTGGGGCGTGAACTGGAACGCCGAGGGCAGCCTGCCCGCGGCGGGCATCCGCGGCTATGACGGCGCCAAGGACTTCACCATCCGCGGTCGGATGTACCTCCAGTCGCTCTACGACCCGGAGAAGCCCGATGAGACGGCCCCGAAGCAGCGCTGGGAGGCCGGGCGCGTGATGGCCCTGTCGCTGGCCGCCTCCAACCCGCTCAACCGCAAGCTCTACACGATGAACGACGCGGGGGTTCGCAAGGAGGTCAAGGACGTGGCCGAAGTGGGCGGCACGCTGCTTCCCGCCTCCTACTGCAACACCTACAGCGAGATTGATGGCCGCTATCTGTACGACATGAATCACGACGGCGTCTGCACGGTGACCGCGGCCGCGGATCCAGCCCCCTACAGCGACCGGCAGTTCCTCATCGACTGGCTGTACGGCTACGAGAACCCCAAGGCCTCCGGCACCAACAAGATCCGGCCCTGGCCCATGGGCGGCATCAACCTCTCCACCGTGGCGGTGGCGGTGCCCCCGTACCAGGACAACTGGTACCAGAACGCGAAGGCCGCCGAGCGGACGGACTACCTCAACAACTTCATGAAGCCCCTGGAGACCCGGAGCACCCGGGCCTTCGTGGGCACGATGAGCGGCGTGCTCCACTCCTTCGACACGGGCGACTTCCGCAACGCCCTGAAAGACGGCTGCCGCCCGAACGACCAGTACCGCGGCTACTTCGTGCCGGAGAACTGCCCGGCCCCCTCCACGCCGGCCCAGCGCAAGTACGGCACCGGCAACGAGGCGTTCGCGTACATGCCCAACATGATGCTGAGCCAGTACCGCAACCAGTACGTGCGCTTCCGCAACTCCGGCACGCTCGTGCGGCCCCAGATGGACGCGTCCCCCAGCATCGCCAACGTGGACCTGGGTGACCGGAACGACTGGGCCGACAGCATCAAGTACACCTGGAAGCCGGCGTCGACGGCGGAGAAGCAGAAGGGCGCCAAGACGGTGCTCGTCTCCGCGACGGGCAAGGCCAACCCCGTGGTCTTCTCGCTCGACATCACCGACCCGACCAACTCCTGGTACCCGCTCCCGCTGTGGGAGTTCAGCCTCGCGGACGTGGACGTGACGACCGCGTTCTCCTCCGCGCAGACGGCGGACCCCGCCGTGCTGATGCCGGACAACACCGGCTCGCGGCACGCCCCCTCCATCGCCCGCATCTCCTGGGGCTCCGCGGCTGACAAGGACCGGCGCTGGGCGGCGGTGGTGGGCACCGACTACGAGCCGGCGACCAAGCGCGCGGGCGCGGTGTTCATCCTCGACATGAAGACGGGCAAGCCGATGCAGTACGGCACCGCCAAGAACGCGGGCGTCATCACCTTCGAGCAGGGCTCGGGCATCGCGGCGGAGACCGCGATGCTGGACCTGGACCAGGACGGCTCCTATGACGTCATGTACGTGCCCACCACGGCCGGCAGCGTCTGGCGCGTCAACCTCAAGGACGTGAGCACCAGCCGGAAGCTGGGCAGCCAGGTGAAGAAGTGCATGGTCGCCCACGCGGCGTCCGCGCTGAAGAACAACCCGAACGCCAACCAGACGGAGCTGGAGCTGCAGCAGCTCTACTCCAACATGGCGGTGAAGCTCGTCACCACGGACGCGGGCCCCGCGGTGCGCTTCTTCTTCGGGACGAGCGACAGCCCGGACAAGTACACGGACGGCTACAAGGAGCCGAACCCCAACGGCCCCCCCACGTACCAGTACCACCTGCTGGCGTTCGAGGACACGGACCCCAGCGGGACCAAGGGGTGCGCGGAGCTCAAGCCCCTGTGGGTGGAGAAGCTGGCCCCGGGCCAGAAGCTGTGGGGCGGCGTGGCGCTCAGCTCGAACAGCGTCTATGCCGCGACCGCGGTGGGCCAGGCGGCGGACATCTGCAACCTGGACGCCGACGCGAACGGCAAGTCCTACATGGCCAACCAGCTCTCGGGCACGATGACCTCCACCGAACTGGAGGGCCATGCCATCTCCGCGCCGGTGGTTCACGACGAGCACCTCTTCGTGCTCACCGCGACGGGCAAGATGAAGGTCAAGGGCGGGAAGAAGTGGAACAACAAGGCAGGCGCGAACGGAATGCCCACCTCGCAGATCATGTTGTGGGAGCCGCTGCCCGACGGGAGACTGCCGCAATGA
- a CDS encoding c-type cytochrome — protein sequence MKRLTPLLLLLPALASAQERGELAFNKACAQCHQAQTPTEKPKSLLGSREPVGPYMDQVLRRQNLTQVRTWVRSPHAINPKTNCDTRLLPPDDLDALTSFLATVTVPAAPPRRMLLRQQMEQQVAAREVREKAEAEAKAKSQPKNQGKK from the coding sequence ATGAAACGCCTGACTCCCCTGCTGCTCCTGCTCCCGGCGCTCGCCAGCGCCCAGGAGCGAGGCGAACTGGCCTTCAACAAGGCCTGCGCGCAGTGCCACCAGGCACAGACCCCGACGGAGAAGCCCAAGAGCCTGCTTGGCTCCCGTGAGCCCGTCGGGCCCTACATGGATCAGGTGCTCCGCAGACAGAACCTGACGCAGGTACGGACGTGGGTGAGGAGTCCCCACGCGATCAACCCGAAGACCAACTGCGACACACGCCTGCTGCCTCCGGATGACCTGGATGCGCTGACTAGCTTCCTGGCCACCGTGACGGTGCCCGCGGCTCCGCCGCGCCGGATGCTGCTGCGGCAGCAGATGGAGCAACAGGTGGCGGCCCGGGAAGTGCGTGAAAAGGCCGAGGCGGAAGCGAAGGCGAAGTCCCAGCCGAAGAACCAGGGGAAGAAGTGA